One window from the genome of Pyrus communis chromosome 16, drPyrComm1.1, whole genome shotgun sequence encodes:
- the LOC137719856 gene encoding uncharacterized protein encodes MADELSRYLRAYHTTKRQPIGKTHFCLIFGSEAIIPPNVIVPSIDTQLPNIEQNSKEMTTNLDLAEEKREQTITRIAAYQQLLLSSYNKRAKIRQFQPGDLVLRKTFITARRKGSKKMNPI; translated from the coding sequence atggcAGATGAACTCTCTAGATATCTGAGGGCATATCACACCACTAAACGACAACCTATCGGTAAGACTCATTTCTGTTTGATATTTGGTTCAGAAGCGATCATTCCTCCCAATGTTATTGTGCCAAGTATCGACACTCAACTGCCAAACATCGAGCAAAACAGTAAGGAGATGACCACAAACTTAGATTTGGCAGAGGAGAAACGCGAGCAGACCATCACCCGTATAGCAGCTTACCAGCAATTACTACTCTCCAGCTataacaaaagggccaagatccgACAGTTCCAGCCtggagatctagtcctaaggaAAACCTTCATCACTGCTCGCAGAAAgggctccaaaaagatgaatcCTATCTag